The sequence CAGCAGCAGTACGGTCGTGCCATTGATGTCGGGTTTATGCAAGTGAGCATCCGGTGGAATGGTCATAGAGTTTCTTCTCCAGCAGATCTTCTCGACCCAGAGACCAACGTCATGGTTGGGGCAGAGGTGCTATCAGAAGCCATTCAGTCATCTCCAAATGACTTGGAGCTTGGCGTTGGCCGCTATCACGCCTGGGAAGACGAAATCCGAGCCAGAAACTATGGTAGCCGAGTCTTGGCTATCTATCGCAACCTTCGTGATTTGTGAGGGGGGCGGAATGTTGGAACTGGATATTATTGGTGCGTGGGATGCAAGAGCCGTCAACCTCGATCAAGAAGAAGCTGATAGAAACGTCTACGAGTTCGATCTGACATTGTGGAACCTGCTATCCACTCTGGCAAAAGAACGTCCAGATGATGCGGCCTCACAATTTTCTTTGGGCATGGACACCGTTCAAAAGCTGTCACTGGCAACACCTTCCCAATTGGAAGCTCTGGCCTCTGGCGTGTTGATCTCTTTCAAACTCGAAACAGCAGAGCAGAACATCATCACGCGACTCTCTGGCGACTACGACCCTGTAGTTTTTATCAACCATAGTGTTGATGAATTTGATGCTGCCTACTGGTTGCTATTTAACCGCGTCGCATCGAGAGACCCGGAGATGGCAAAGGAAGTTTTCGGGGTTTCGAGAGAGCTTGCGGAGCTGGTGGCTAAGGCAACAGACAGCCAGTTGCGCCACATGTCTGGAACAACGGTTACGCATTTTACGCTTCGTTTTGCTCCGAGCATCATTGAAGAAATTCTCGATGACAGCCGGGAAGAGTTAACACACCCGGTATTGAAAAAACTGCAACAGTCTCTACAGGGACGTGGGAGGTGGAGATGAACATTGGCAACTCTGGTACATTGGGTCGCTGGGTTACAGCTCGACACATGGCCCTTGCTGGGTACATCACAAAAATCATCATGATCGAGACTGGTCTGACCTACAAACAGGTCAGACGGCTTTACCAGGATCTGGAGAGGGACGGATATACTCTGGAACGAAAATCCAGAACTTTCCGGGGTGGTGCGACACTGATTCATAGTCACACATCCAAGATACAGGCCTCTCTTCTAATGCAGCTCTACTTCAACATTGGTGGAGAAGCCGTGTTGCGGTCTGTGAACATCAAAGCCTTGAACAAGGCATTTAGAATGTATCACGCAATCCGCAAAGAAGTGCCCGGAATGAAAGGTGCTCGGTGGGCTCCGTTTGATATTACTGATGCCTGGTGTCTTGCTTCGGAGCTGAGAAGTGGGGACGCAATGCTGAAGGTGTGCGACAACTGCAAGTGTACGTACTTCACCTCTGTTAATCAAAGAACCTGCGTTGAATGTCCGTTCTGCAAAGAACAAGGAAGGCATGGTGGTGGGGAGAAAGAGTGTGCTTGAGTAGACTATGACATTTCGGACCAGAAGATGAGCGCCCAAACTTTGCGGCGCTCATTTTTTTACTTCTTCTGTGGGATACGGTAGCGCTCCAGCTCGACAGCTCCCAACCCCTTGAAAGCATCCGGGCGACGTCCTTGCCCACTCCACGAAACTCCGTCTTTTGAATATTTAGCATTATCAGGTTCTGATCTGCTCGTGAACATTTCGTTGAGCAAGCCGATGTCCACACCGCAGGATTCCATGTCGCTCATTATTCGCTCAGCCTGAGCTCGCTTTTCTTTTTCTTCTTCTTCTCGCTTTTTGTACTCTTCCTCCAGTTCATTGAGAACGCCCTTCATTCTGTCAATGATCTCCCGAACTTCATCTAACGGGAGTCCTCGCAACAGGGTGCGAATGCGGCTTTTACGCTTTAACTCTGCGATTATTAACTCTCTACGTTCAGCCGCTGATAGCGTAGAGAACTCCTCGTGGTCTTTCATGTCATACGGAGCCCATCAGTTTTCCTTTAAGTGAATCACGTTGAGAGTTCAGTTTTGCGTCAGTCTGCACTGGCGAATTTTGATGCTGTGCAGGTTGACTCTCTGAACTCTGTTGCTCAAAAGACCCAATGTTGCCAGAAAATCGAAGAGAATAAAGACCCAATAGAGCAAGGGCGCGGAGCCGATCACTACGCGCCTTATGCTGCATCTGGGACAGTTCACGATAGAGCTCCGGAAAGGCTTGCTCCGATATGTTCAGATTAGATATTTTTCCATCCCATTTGCTACCAGCCACAACGACCTCCTATCTATCAGCCGCAGAACCAGAAGCCCCTGGCATTGGATGCCACGGATTCGTTGGGCAGTACGATCCTGCTCTTAGGGAAAAGCTCCTTGGCCGCATCTTGGTAAGCCTCGGCACCGCCGCCAGCCAGCAGAACTACGTCAGCATCCATCCCGTCCTCACGCATTGACTTCCGCATAGGGATCAAGGCGTTTTGAGCGACTTTGGTTGAGGCTTTCTTGAAGTAGTCTTTGATCGATACCTTTTCACCGTAGAGGAAGATTTCGGCCTTACCGGCACGAATAGCTTTCTCGATCTTTTCGATGCCAGGGGCACCGCCGTGGTCTTCCTGAATTAGCCGGTCCGTTTCCTGTAGCAACACCGACATCGCCTTGAGGCTGGTGCCAGATGAGTGATAGCGGACCTCTCCCTCTTCAAGAGCTACCCAGTCTACAGAAAAGAACCCAGGGTCAATTACAACGGTTTTTCCTCCCTGGATAATCTCCAGGAGGTCTTCATCTTTGGTTGAACTTACAACATCCATGTAAGCACCGGCAGGTTGAGGTACAACCACGACAGACTTAACCGCTACCGATCGTTTTGGCGTGATCTGGTGTTCACCCTCAAGCCGAGATTTCAACGCCTCTCTGCGCTCTACGTCCATGTACTGACTAACAGGCAGGCCAGTCACCAGCACATCGATCTCCTTCTGCTCGGACATCAGGAGTGCAGCGTAGAAAAGAGCCTTGTATGGATTGGTCGAAGGATAGTCGCCGTGAAGCTCACGCTCCCATCCTTGCAATCGGTCAGGCTCGACGCCTGCAACCCATTTCTCTCCATCAATCACAACCTGAATGCAGGTCCCTGCACCGCCAGTTAACTGTTGTGGCATCAGTTCCAATGGACCTGCCCCCACCGGCATGACGACTGTGCGAGCTTCCTCACCTTTATACCCCATTGCCATTTTCAGGTTGGAGTAACCAATATCCAAACCCAGAACAAATTGACTCATGAAATCCTCCAAAGATTGCTTTTAGATTGC comes from Providencia huaxiensis and encodes:
- a CDS encoding transglycosylase SLT domain-containing protein; the encoded protein is MKNKAKALVLSAALLSSTANAIDLSGTIFDKAAKAYNLDPLLVYSVALAESASGRGNGSISPWPWTLRVPGLPFYAKSEDQAKAKLAEFQQQYGRAIDVGFMQVSIRWNGHRVSSPADLLDPETNVMVGAEVLSEAIQSSPNDLELGVGRYHAWEDEIRARNYGSRVLAIYRNLRDL
- a CDS encoding FlhC family transcriptional regulator, producing the protein MNIGNSGTLGRWVTARHMALAGYITKIIMIETGLTYKQVRRLYQDLERDGYTLERKSRTFRGGATLIHSHTSKIQASLLMQLYFNIGGEAVLRSVNIKALNKAFRMYHAIRKEVPGMKGARWAPFDITDAWCLASELRSGDAMLKVCDNCKCTYFTSVNQRTCVECPFCKEQGRHGGGEKECA
- a CDS encoding H-NS family histone-like protein, whose amino-acid sequence is MKDHEEFSTLSAAERRELIIAELKRKSRIRTLLRGLPLDEVREIIDRMKGVLNELEEEYKKREEEEKEKRAQAERIMSDMESCGVDIGLLNEMFTSRSEPDNAKYSKDGVSWSGQGRRPDAFKGLGAVELERYRIPQKK
- a CDS encoding ParM/StbA family protein is translated as MSQFVLGLDIGYSNLKMAMGYKGEEARTVVMPVGAGPLELMPQQLTGGAGTCIQVVIDGEKWVAGVEPDRLQGWERELHGDYPSTNPYKALFYAALLMSEQKEIDVLVTGLPVSQYMDVERREALKSRLEGEHQITPKRSVAVKSVVVVPQPAGAYMDVVSSTKDEDLLEIIQGGKTVVIDPGFFSVDWVALEEGEVRYHSSGTSLKAMSVLLQETDRLIQEDHGGAPGIEKIEKAIRAGKAEIFLYGEKVSIKDYFKKASTKVAQNALIPMRKSMREDGMDADVVLLAGGGAEAYQDAAKELFPKSRIVLPNESVASNARGFWFCG